One genomic segment of Streptomyces sp. NBC_00239 includes these proteins:
- a CDS encoding carbohydrate ABC transporter permease: MSGSPTASRTESRRGSRTGPGTAPRTESRTGRLAARAAGGALRVFLVAAALFWLLPTVGLLLSSFLSSADLASGGWWQVLSAPSRLTTEHYAALLSNDTITGSLLSTVLITVPATLLVLVLGAFAGYAFAWLEFPGRDALFLVVVALLVVPVQVALIPVSELFGTLGLFETTAGVVLFHTAFGLPFAVFLLRNFFAGIPRELLEAARLDGAGELRLFARVVLPLGGPALASLGIFQFLWVWNDMLVALVFADSANPPVTVALQQQVRQFGNNIDVLAPGAFLSMAVPLIVFFSFQRQFVTGVMAGAVK, translated from the coding sequence ATGAGCGGTTCGCCCACGGCTTCCCGAACGGAGTCGCGCAGGGGGTCGCGTACGGGGCCCGGCACGGCTCCCCGCACGGAGTCGCGCACCGGGCGGCTGGCGGCCCGGGCCGCGGGCGGCGCCCTGCGGGTGTTCCTGGTGGCGGCCGCGCTGTTCTGGCTGCTGCCGACGGTGGGCCTGCTGCTGTCCTCGTTCCTGTCCTCGGCGGACCTGGCGTCCGGCGGCTGGTGGCAGGTGCTGTCCGCGCCCTCCCGGCTGACCACGGAGCACTACGCGGCGCTGCTGTCGAACGACACCATCACCGGATCGCTGCTCTCCACCGTCCTGATCACGGTGCCGGCCACCCTGCTCGTGCTGGTGCTGGGCGCGTTCGCCGGATACGCCTTCGCCTGGCTGGAGTTCCCGGGCCGGGACGCGCTGTTCCTGGTGGTGGTCGCCCTGTTGGTGGTGCCGGTGCAGGTGGCGCTGATCCCGGTGTCCGAACTCTTCGGCACGCTCGGCCTGTTCGAGACGACGGCCGGGGTGGTGCTGTTCCACACCGCGTTCGGGCTGCCGTTCGCGGTGTTCCTGCTGCGGAACTTCTTCGCGGGGATCCCGCGCGAGCTGCTGGAGGCCGCCCGGCTCGACGGCGCGGGCGAACTGCGCCTGTTCGCCCGGGTGGTGCTGCCGCTGGGCGGCCCCGCGCTGGCCTCGCTCGGCATCTTCCAGTTCCTGTGGGTGTGGAACGACATGCTCGTCGCGCTCGTCTTCGCGGACTCGGCGAACCCGCCGGTGACGGTCGCGCTCCAGCAGCAGGTCCGGCAGTTCGGCAACAACATCGACGTGCTCGCCCCCGGCGCGTTCCTGTCGATGGCCGTGCCGCTGATCGTCTTCTTCTCCTTCCAGCGGCAGTTCGTCACGGGGGTGATGGCCGGAGCCGTGAAATGA
- a CDS encoding ABC transporter ATP-binding protein, translating to MADPAPGRIPTVIADDVHIVYKVQGARGGRGSATSALSRIFSRRAAPGVREVHAVRGVSFTAYRGEAIGLIGSNGSGKSTLLKAVAGLLPTAAGRVYTDGQPSLLGVNAALMNDLTGERNVLLGGLAMGMSRQQVRERYQDIVDFSGINEKGDFIGLPMRTYSSGMAARLRFSIAAAKNHEVLMIDEALATGDARFQRRSQKRIEELRKEAGTVFLVSHGIGTIRETCDRAIWLESGVLRMDGPTKEVCDAYEAFGRT from the coding sequence GTGGCTGATCCCGCACCGGGCCGGATCCCGACCGTCATCGCGGACGACGTCCACATCGTCTACAAGGTCCAGGGCGCGCGGGGCGGCCGGGGCAGCGCCACCTCGGCGCTGAGCCGGATCTTCTCCCGCCGCGCCGCCCCGGGCGTCCGCGAGGTGCACGCCGTACGGGGCGTCAGCTTCACCGCGTACCGCGGCGAGGCCATCGGCCTGATCGGCTCCAACGGGTCCGGCAAGTCCACCCTGCTGAAGGCCGTGGCCGGGCTGCTGCCGACCGCGGCGGGCCGGGTCTACACCGACGGCCAGCCCTCGCTGCTCGGCGTCAACGCGGCGCTGATGAACGACCTGACCGGCGAGCGGAACGTACTCCTCGGCGGCCTCGCCATGGGCATGTCCCGGCAGCAGGTCCGGGAGCGCTACCAGGACATCGTCGACTTCTCCGGGATCAACGAGAAGGGCGACTTCATCGGCCTGCCGATGCGGACGTACTCCTCCGGGATGGCGGCCCGGCTGCGGTTCTCGATCGCCGCGGCGAAGAACCACGAGGTCCTGATGATCGACGAGGCGCTGGCCACCGGCGACGCCCGCTTCCAGCGCCGCAGCCAGAAGCGGATCGAGGAGCTGCGCAAGGAGGCCGGCACGGTCTTCCTCGTCAGCCACGGCATCGGCACCATCCGGGAGACCTGCGACCGGGCGATCTGGCTGGAGTCGGGGGTGCTGCGGATGGACGGGCCGACCAAGGAGGTCTGCGACGCGTACGAGGCCTTCGGCCGCACGTAG
- a CDS encoding ABC transporter permease gives MSVPTAPAPPRPGPAATGPAATAPAARVPTAAELAARPVSAEAARLAAAHGLRVSGARPSLAEYTRQLWGRRQFITAFASARMTATYSTARLGQVWHLMTPLLNAAVYYFIFGVVLNQSRHTPQFIPYLVIGVFTWDFFSSALNSGTRAVSGNLGLVRALQFPRASLPISTVVQLFQQLMVTMAALLLILLAFGQRPRASWLLALPALFLLAVFCAGCAMAMARVGSRIPDITQLMPFVLRTWMYFSGVMWNIGYTLQSQHLPQVVTTAFQWNPAALFIDLMRFALLDSFHRGQLPHHAWPLAAAWALLACVGGYVYFWKAEEVYGRG, from the coding sequence GTGAGCGTGCCGACCGCACCCGCCCCACCCCGCCCCGGCCCCGCCGCCACCGGTCCCGCGGCCACCGCCCCCGCCGCCCGCGTGCCCACCGCCGCCGAACTCGCGGCCCGGCCCGTCTCCGCGGAAGCGGCCCGGCTCGCCGCGGCCCACGGCCTGCGGGTCAGCGGCGCCCGCCCGTCCCTGGCCGAGTACACCCGGCAGCTGTGGGGGCGGCGGCAGTTCATCACCGCCTTCGCCTCCGCCCGGATGACCGCCACCTACAGCACCGCCCGGCTCGGCCAGGTCTGGCACCTGATGACCCCGCTGCTCAACGCCGCCGTCTACTACTTCATCTTCGGCGTCGTGCTCAACCAGAGCCGGCACACGCCCCAGTTCATCCCGTACCTGGTCATCGGCGTGTTCACCTGGGACTTCTTCAGCAGCGCCCTGAACTCCGGCACCCGCGCCGTCTCCGGAAACCTCGGCCTGGTGCGGGCCCTGCAGTTCCCGCGCGCCTCGCTGCCGATCTCCACGGTGGTCCAGCTCTTCCAGCAGCTGATGGTCACCATGGCCGCGCTGCTGCTGATCCTGCTGGCCTTCGGGCAACGCCCCCGGGCCTCCTGGCTGCTCGCCCTCCCGGCGCTCTTCCTGCTCGCCGTCTTCTGCGCCGGCTGCGCCATGGCCATGGCACGCGTCGGCAGCCGGATCCCGGACATCACCCAGCTGATGCCGTTCGTCCTGCGGACCTGGATGTACTTCTCCGGGGTGATGTGGAACATCGGCTACACCCTGCAGAGCCAGCACCTCCCGCAGGTGGTGACGACGGCCTTCCAGTGGAATCCGGCCGCCCTGTTCATCGACCTGATGCGCTTCGCACTGCTCGACAGCTTCCACCGCGGGCAGCTCCCCCACCACGCCTGGCCGCTCGCCGCCGCCTGGGCCCTGCTCGCCTGCGTCGGCGGGTACGTCTACTTCTGGAAGGCCGAGGAGGTGTACGGCCGTGGCTGA
- a CDS encoding TetR/AcrR family transcriptional regulator: MTTSPASSPGPRRAPAGAAVLREDVTEAIRAAVFEELAAVGFSRMSIEAVARRAGVGKTAVYRRWRSKLHLVLDLVSAFAVQGLPAPATGSLYGDLRALLEVMAHLLRHPVASQVIPDLLVEAARNPEIAEAVRDVLLRSETEIAGEIVKAAVGRGELPVGVDPERALDLAIGPLYWRLVVVRGALPPGYLDDLAHAVAAALAGPRA; encoded by the coding sequence ATGACGACATCCCCCGCCTCCTCGCCCGGACCGCGCCGCGCGCCCGCCGGGGCCGCCGTGCTGCGGGAGGACGTCACGGAGGCGATCCGTGCGGCCGTCTTCGAGGAACTCGCCGCCGTCGGCTTCTCCCGGATGTCGATCGAGGCGGTCGCCCGCCGGGCCGGCGTCGGCAAGACCGCCGTCTACCGGCGCTGGCGCTCCAAGCTCCACCTGGTCCTCGACCTGGTCTCCGCCTTCGCCGTCCAGGGCCTGCCCGCCCCCGCCACCGGATCCCTGTACGGGGACCTGCGGGCGCTGCTGGAGGTCATGGCGCACCTGCTGCGCCATCCGGTGGCCTCCCAGGTCATCCCCGACCTGCTGGTCGAGGCGGCCCGCAATCCGGAGATCGCCGAGGCGGTACGGGACGTGCTGCTGCGCAGCGAGACGGAGATCGCGGGCGAGATCGTGAAGGCGGCCGTCGGGCGCGGTGAGCTGCCGGTGGGGGTGGACCCCGAGCGGGCGCTCGATCTGGCGATCGGGCCGTTGTACTGGCGGCTCGTCGTCGTCCGCGGGGCGCTGCCGCCGGGGTATCTCGACGACCTGGCCCACGCGGTGGCCGCCGCCCTCGCGGGCCCCCGCGCCTGA
- a CDS encoding bifunctional glycosyltransferase/CDP-glycerol:glycerophosphate glycerophosphotransferase, whose translation MPRFSVIVPAYKVQAYLQDGLDSVLNQSYPDLELIAVDDCSPDACGSIIDEYAARDPRVTAVHLPHNVGLGPARNAGLARATGDYVLFLDSDDVLAPGALMAIDDRLKATGGPDVLVYDYARTYWTGEIIRNQLAHRLHEDGPATFRIEDRPALLGVLMVVWNKAYRREFLEREAFAFPPGYYEDTPWTAPVLLTADSLAVLDRVCVHYRQRRTGSIMTTTSRRHFDVFDQYDRLFAFLAGRPGLDRWRPVLYRRMADHHTRLLSSRGRLPRGSRAEYFRRARAQLRRHRVRGAAPAPVARLRHGLMRLGPYRLYRALAGVRAVALGAGRRIRAGLRGLRKGLLLLHYRLQRLLPLRPELAVFSAYWHGGYACNPAAVEEKVRELVPRVRTAWICGPAHDGTLPPQTLRLRPGSWAYWSALARATYLVTNVNFDRGLVKRPGQIMLQTQHGTPLKRVGLDLLDRPAATPTADFAALLRGADQWDYLLSANRHSTLVWEKALPSSYTTLEYGYPRNDVFQRAGASEVLELRERLGIPPGTTAILYAPTHRDYRRSRPEHLDFERVLRDLGPRFTILTRAHLTYGGGPLSPDAHPRLIDVSGHPSVEELCLASDALVTDYSSLMFDYASLDRPIVIHADDWEAYEAARGTYFDLRAQPPGAIARTADELVDIFVTGHWQGSRSAQLRAAFRTRFCQYDDGRAAERVVRRVFLGETAGLPEFVPLADRRPAPAAPATARPAAAPTQQRRGLRGFDRLTLD comes from the coding sequence GTGCCCCGGTTCAGCGTCATCGTGCCCGCGTACAAGGTCCAGGCGTACCTCCAGGACGGTCTGGATTCCGTTCTGAACCAGTCGTATCCGGATCTCGAACTGATCGCCGTCGACGACTGCTCACCGGACGCCTGCGGTTCGATCATCGACGAGTACGCGGCCCGCGACCCGCGCGTGACGGCCGTGCACCTGCCGCACAACGTCGGCCTGGGCCCGGCCCGCAACGCCGGGCTGGCCCGGGCCACCGGCGACTACGTCCTCTTCCTCGACAGCGACGACGTGCTCGCGCCCGGCGCCCTGATGGCCATCGACGACCGCCTCAAGGCCACCGGCGGGCCCGACGTCCTCGTGTACGACTACGCGCGCACCTACTGGACCGGCGAGATCATCCGCAACCAGCTGGCGCACCGCCTCCACGAGGACGGCCCGGCGACCTTCCGGATCGAGGACCGGCCCGCGCTGCTGGGCGTGCTGATGGTGGTGTGGAACAAGGCGTACCGCCGGGAGTTCCTGGAGCGCGAGGCCTTCGCCTTCCCGCCCGGCTACTACGAGGACACCCCGTGGACCGCGCCGGTGCTGCTGACCGCCGACTCCCTCGCGGTCCTGGACCGGGTGTGCGTGCACTACCGGCAGCGCCGCACCGGCTCCATCATGACCACCACCTCGCGCCGCCACTTCGACGTCTTCGACCAGTACGACCGGCTGTTCGCCTTCCTCGCCGGCCGGCCCGGCCTCGACCGGTGGCGGCCGGTGCTCTACCGGCGGATGGCCGACCACCACACCCGCCTGCTCTCGTCCCGGGGCCGGCTGCCCCGCGGCAGCCGCGCCGAGTACTTCCGCAGGGCCCGCGCCCAGCTGCGCCGCCACCGGGTGCGCGGGGCGGCCCCGGCGCCGGTGGCCCGGCTCCGGCACGGCCTGATGCGGCTCGGCCCGTACCGCCTGTACCGGGCGCTGGCCGGGGTGCGGGCGGTGGCGCTGGGCGCCGGCCGACGGATCCGGGCCGGCCTGCGCGGCCTGCGCAAGGGCCTGCTGCTGCTCCACTACCGGCTCCAGCGGCTGCTGCCGCTGCGCCCCGAACTCGCCGTGTTCAGCGCGTACTGGCACGGCGGGTACGCCTGCAACCCGGCGGCCGTCGAGGAGAAGGTGCGCGAGCTGGTGCCGCGGGTGCGGACGGCGTGGATCTGCGGTCCGGCGCACGACGGCACGCTGCCCCCTCAGACGCTGCGGCTGCGGCCGGGCTCGTGGGCGTACTGGAGCGCGCTGGCCCGGGCCACGTACCTGGTCACCAACGTCAACTTCGACCGCGGGCTGGTCAAGCGGCCCGGGCAGATCATGCTCCAGACCCAGCACGGGACCCCGCTCAAGCGGGTCGGCCTCGACCTGCTGGACCGGCCGGCGGCCACCCCGACCGCCGACTTCGCGGCCCTGCTGCGCGGCGCCGACCAGTGGGACTACCTGCTCTCCGCGAACCGGCACTCCACGCTCGTGTGGGAGAAGGCCCTGCCGTCCTCGTACACGACGCTGGAGTACGGCTACCCGCGCAACGACGTCTTCCAGCGGGCCGGCGCGAGCGAGGTGCTGGAGCTGCGCGAGCGCCTGGGCATCCCGCCCGGCACCACCGCCATCCTGTACGCGCCCACCCACCGCGACTACCGGCGCAGCCGCCCCGAGCACCTGGACTTCGAGCGGGTGCTGCGGGACCTGGGGCCGCGGTTCACGATCCTGACGCGGGCCCACCTGACGTACGGCGGCGGCCCGCTCAGCCCGGACGCGCACCCGCGGCTCATCGACGTCTCGGGCCACCCGTCGGTGGAGGAGCTGTGCCTGGCCTCCGACGCGCTGGTCACGGACTACTCGTCGCTGATGTTCGACTACGCCTCGCTGGACCGGCCGATCGTGATCCACGCGGACGACTGGGAGGCGTACGAGGCGGCCCGCGGCACCTACTTCGACCTGCGCGCGCAGCCGCCCGGGGCGATCGCCCGGACCGCGGACGAGCTGGTCGACATCTTCGTCACGGGCCACTGGCAGGGGTCACGGTCGGCGCAGCTGCGGGCCGCGTTCCGGACCCGGTTCTGCCAGTACGACGACGGGCGGGCGGCAGAGCGGGTGGTGCGGCGGGTGTTCCTCGGCGAGACCGCGGGACTGCCGGAGTTCGTGCCGCTGGCGGACCGCCGGCCGGCCCCGGCGGCCCCCGCGACCGCCCGGCCCGCCGCCGCCCCGACCCAACAGCGCCGCGGCCTCCGGGGCTTCGACCGCCTCACCCTCGACTGA
- a CDS encoding NAD-glutamate dehydrogenase yields the protein MQTKLDEAKAELLARAARVAENSPAGGLLPAGSGKTGGPDQGTLLSYLQRYYLHTAPEDLTDRDPVDVFGAALSHYRLAENRPQGTANVRVHTPTVEENGWTSSHSVVEVVTDDMPFLVDSVTNELSRQGRGIHVVIHPQVVVRRDVTGKLIEILGPDCDAHGPDTARPHDSLVESWIHVEIDRETDKADLKQITVDLLRVLSDVREAVEDWEKMRDAALRIAEGLADEPTAPDLREFELEEARELLRWLADDHFTFLGFREYNLVDGDALTAVPGTGLGILRSDPHHSGKEDGHPVSPSFNRLPADARAKAREHKLLVLTKANSRSTVHRPSYLDYVGVKKFDAEGNVVGERRFLGLFSSAAYTESVRRVPVIRRKVVEVLEGAGFAPSSHDGRDLLQILETYPRDELFQTPVDQLRSIVTSVLYLQERRRLRLYLRQDEYGRYYSALVYLPRDRYTTGVRLRIIDILKEELGGTSVDFTAWNTESILSRLHFVVRVAQGTELPDLTDADVERIENRLVDAARSWADGFQEALVAELGEERAAELLRQYGGAFSEGYKSDHSPRAAVADLVHLERLKASDRDFALSLYEPVNAGPGERRFKIYRQGEQVSLSAVLPVLHRLGVEVTDERPYELRCADRAHAWIYDFGLRMPAGTGNGDLGDDARERFQDAFAAVWKGEAENDNFNSLVLGAGLTWRQAVVLRAYAKYLRQAGATFSQDYMEDTLRNNVHTTRLLVSLFEARMSPERQHAGSELIDAMLEELDGALDQVASLDEDRILRSFLTVIKATLRTNFFQKDTAGEAHSYVSMKFDPQAIPDLPAPRPAFEIWVYSPRVEGVHLRFGKVARGGLRWSDRREDFRTEILGLVKAQMVKNTVIVPVGAKGGFVAKNLPDPSVDRDAWLAEGIASYKIFISALLDITDNMVAGEVVPPKDVVRHDEDDTYLVVAADKGTATFSDIANGVAESYGFWLGDAFASGGSAGYDHKGMGITARGAWESVKRHFRELGHDTQTQDFTVVGVGDMSGDVFGNGMLLSEHIRLVAAFDHRHIFIDPNPDAAVSYAERRRLFELPRSSWADYNTELLSAGGGIHPRTAKAIPVNAQIREALGIEPGIAKMTPAELMQAILKASVDLVWNGGIGTYVKASTESHADVGDKANDAIRVDGADLRAKVVGEGGNLGLTQLGRIEFAHHGGKVNTDAIDNSAGVDTSDHEVNIKILLNAVVADGDLTLKQRNKLLADMTDTVGRLVLRNNYAQNVALANGAAQSASLLHAQQRFMRRLGRDGLLDRSLEFLPNDRQIRELLNNGKGLTQPELAVLFAYTKITTADELIATGLPDDPYLRRLLHAYFPQALQDKFAEQIDTHALRREIITTLLVNDTVNTGGSTLLHRLREETGASLEEIVRAQLAAREIFGLAEVWDAVESLDNEVAADVQTRIRLHSRRLVERGTRWLLNNRPQPLQITETIGFFSERVALVWAELPKLVRGADLEWYQEVLDELTGEGVPDELAAKVAGFSSAFPTLDIVAIADRTGKDALDVAEVYYDLADRLNITQLMDRIIELPRSDRWQSMARASIREDLFAAHAGLTSDVLAVGNGTSTPEQRFKAWEEKNAAIIGRARTTLEEIQGSDDFDLANLSVAMRTMRTLLRTHS from the coding sequence ATGCAGACCAAGCTGGACGAAGCAAAGGCCGAGCTGCTCGCACGTGCTGCCCGGGTAGCCGAGAACAGCCCGGCCGGGGGGCTACTTCCGGCTGGGTCCGGGAAGACCGGTGGTCCCGATCAGGGCACGCTCCTCTCCTACCTCCAGCGCTACTACCTGCACACCGCGCCCGAGGACCTCACCGACCGCGATCCGGTGGACGTCTTCGGGGCGGCGCTGTCGCACTACCGGCTCGCCGAGAACCGCCCGCAGGGCACCGCGAACGTGCGCGTCCACACCCCCACGGTCGAGGAGAACGGCTGGACCTCCAGCCACTCGGTCGTCGAGGTGGTCACCGACGACATGCCGTTCCTCGTGGACTCGGTCACCAACGAGCTGTCCCGCCAGGGCCGCGGCATCCACGTCGTCATCCACCCGCAGGTCGTCGTCCGCCGCGACGTCACCGGCAAGCTCATCGAGATCCTCGGCCCCGACTGCGACGCGCACGGCCCCGACACCGCGCGCCCCCACGACTCCCTCGTCGAGTCGTGGATCCACGTCGAGATCGACCGCGAGACCGACAAGGCCGACCTCAAGCAGATCACCGTCGACCTCCTGCGCGTCCTGTCCGACGTCCGCGAGGCCGTCGAGGACTGGGAGAAGATGCGCGACGCCGCGCTGCGCATCGCCGAGGGCCTCGCCGACGAGCCCACCGCGCCCGACCTGCGCGAGTTCGAGCTCGAAGAGGCCCGCGAGCTGCTGCGCTGGCTCGCCGACGACCACTTCACCTTCCTCGGCTTCCGCGAGTACAACCTCGTCGACGGCGACGCCCTCACGGCCGTCCCGGGCACCGGGCTCGGCATCCTGCGCTCCGACCCGCACCACAGCGGCAAGGAGGACGGCCACCCCGTCTCGCCGTCCTTCAACCGGCTGCCCGCCGACGCCCGCGCCAAGGCCCGCGAGCACAAGCTCCTCGTGCTGACCAAGGCCAACAGCCGGTCCACCGTGCACCGCCCCAGCTACCTCGACTACGTCGGCGTCAAGAAGTTCGACGCCGAGGGCAACGTCGTCGGCGAGCGCCGCTTCCTCGGCCTGTTCTCCTCCGCCGCGTACACCGAGTCCGTGCGCCGGGTCCCGGTCATCCGCCGCAAGGTCGTCGAGGTCCTCGAGGGCGCCGGCTTCGCGCCGAGCAGCCACGACGGCCGCGACCTGCTCCAGATCCTGGAGACCTACCCGCGCGACGAGCTGTTCCAGACCCCGGTCGACCAGCTCCGCTCGATCGTCACCAGCGTCCTGTACCTCCAGGAGCGCCGCCGGCTGCGCCTGTACCTGCGCCAGGACGAGTACGGCCGCTACTACTCGGCCCTCGTCTACCTGCCGCGCGACCGCTACACCACCGGCGTCCGGTTGCGGATCATCGACATCCTGAAGGAGGAGCTCGGCGGCACCAGCGTCGACTTCACCGCCTGGAACACCGAGTCGATCCTCTCCCGCCTGCACTTCGTCGTCCGCGTCGCCCAGGGCACCGAACTCCCCGACCTGACCGACGCCGACGTCGAGCGCATCGAGAACCGCCTCGTCGACGCCGCCCGCTCGTGGGCCGACGGCTTCCAGGAGGCGCTCGTCGCCGAACTCGGCGAGGAGCGCGCCGCCGAACTGCTGCGCCAGTACGGCGGCGCCTTCTCCGAGGGCTACAAGTCCGACCACTCGCCGCGCGCCGCCGTCGCCGACCTGGTCCACCTGGAGCGCCTCAAGGCCAGCGACCGCGACTTCGCGCTCTCGCTCTACGAGCCGGTCAACGCCGGCCCCGGCGAGCGCCGCTTCAAGATCTACCGGCAGGGCGAGCAGGTCTCCCTCTCCGCCGTGCTCCCCGTGCTGCACCGCCTGGGCGTCGAGGTCACCGACGAGCGCCCGTACGAGCTGCGCTGCGCCGACCGCGCGCACGCCTGGATCTACGACTTCGGCCTGCGGATGCCCGCCGGCACCGGCAACGGCGACCTCGGCGACGACGCCCGCGAGCGCTTCCAGGACGCCTTCGCGGCCGTCTGGAAGGGCGAGGCGGAGAACGACAACTTCAACAGCCTGGTCCTCGGCGCCGGGCTGACCTGGCGCCAGGCCGTCGTGCTGCGCGCGTACGCCAAGTACCTGCGCCAGGCCGGCGCCACCTTCAGCCAGGACTACATGGAGGACACCCTCCGCAACAACGTCCACACCACCCGGCTGCTGGTCTCGCTCTTCGAGGCGCGGATGTCCCCGGAGCGGCAGCACGCCGGCTCCGAGCTGATCGACGCCATGCTGGAGGAGCTGGACGGGGCCCTGGACCAGGTCGCCTCGCTCGACGAGGACCGCATCCTGCGCTCCTTCCTCACCGTCATCAAGGCGACGCTGCGCACCAACTTCTTCCAGAAGGACACGGCCGGCGAGGCCCACTCCTACGTGTCGATGAAGTTCGACCCGCAGGCCATCCCGGACCTGCCGGCGCCCCGCCCGGCCTTCGAGATCTGGGTCTACTCGCCGCGCGTCGAGGGCGTCCACCTGCGCTTCGGCAAGGTCGCCCGAGGCGGCCTGCGCTGGTCCGACCGCCGCGAGGACTTCCGTACCGAGATCCTCGGCCTGGTCAAGGCGCAGATGGTGAAGAACACCGTCATCGTGCCGGTCGGCGCCAAGGGCGGCTTCGTCGCGAAGAACCTCCCGGACCCGTCGGTCGACCGCGACGCCTGGCTCGCCGAGGGCATCGCCTCGTACAAGATCTTCATCTCGGCGCTGCTCGACATCACCGACAACATGGTCGCCGGCGAGGTCGTGCCGCCGAAGGACGTGGTCCGCCACGACGAGGACGACACCTACCTCGTCGTCGCCGCCGACAAGGGCACCGCGACCTTCTCCGACATCGCCAACGGCGTCGCCGAGTCGTACGGCTTCTGGCTGGGCGACGCGTTCGCCTCCGGCGGCTCGGCCGGCTACGACCACAAGGGCATGGGCATCACCGCCCGCGGCGCCTGGGAGTCCGTCAAGCGGCACTTCCGCGAGCTGGGCCACGACACCCAGACCCAGGACTTCACCGTCGTCGGCGTCGGCGACATGTCCGGCGACGTCTTCGGCAACGGCATGCTGCTCTCCGAGCACATCCGCCTGGTCGCCGCCTTCGACCACCGGCACATCTTCATCGACCCGAACCCGGACGCGGCCGTCTCGTACGCCGAGCGCCGCCGCCTGTTCGAGCTGCCGCGCTCCTCGTGGGCCGACTACAACACCGAGCTGCTCTCCGCGGGCGGCGGCATCCACCCGCGCACCGCGAAGGCCATCCCGGTCAACGCGCAGATCCGCGAGGCCCTCGGCATCGAGCCCGGCATCGCCAAGATGACGCCGGCCGAGCTGATGCAGGCCATCCTCAAGGCCTCCGTGGACCTGGTCTGGAACGGCGGCATCGGCACCTACGTCAAGGCCTCGACCGAGTCGCACGCCGACGTCGGCGACAAGGCCAACGACGCCATCCGCGTCGACGGCGCCGACCTGCGCGCCAAGGTCGTCGGCGAGGGCGGCAACCTGGGCCTGACCCAGCTGGGCCGGATCGAGTTCGCGCACCACGGCGGCAAGGTCAACACCGACGCCATCGACAACAGCGCGGGCGTGGACACCTCCGACCACGAGGTGAACATCAAGATCCTGCTCAACGCGGTCGTCGCCGACGGCGACCTGACCCTCAAGCAGCGCAACAAGCTGCTCGCCGACATGACCGACACCGTCGGCCGCCTGGTCCTGCGCAACAACTACGCGCAGAACGTCGCCCTGGCCAACGGCGCCGCCCAGTCCGCCAGCCTGCTCCACGCCCAGCAGCGCTTCATGCGCCGCCTGGGCCGCGACGGCCTGCTGGACCGCAGCCTGGAGTTCCTGCCCAACGACCGGCAGATCCGCGAGCTGCTGAACAACGGCAAGGGACTGACCCAGCCCGAGCTGGCGGTCCTCTTCGCCTACACGAAGATCACCACCGCGGACGAGCTGATCGCGACCGGGCTGCCCGACGACCCGTACCTGCGCCGCCTGCTGCACGCCTACTTCCCGCAGGCGCTCCAGGACAAGTTCGCCGAGCAGATCGACACGCACGCCCTGCGCCGCGAGATCATCACCACGCTCCTCGTCAACGACACCGTCAACACCGGTGGCTCGACGCTGCTGCACCGCCTCCGCGAGGAGACCGGCGCCTCGCTCGAAGAGATCGTGCGCGCGCAGCTCGCAGCCCGCGAGATCTTCGGCCTGGCCGAGGTGTGGGACGCCGTCGAGTCCCTGGACAACGAGGTCGCGGCCGACGTCCAGACCCGGATCCGGCTGCACTCGCGGCGCCTGGTCGAGCGCGGCACCCGCTGGCTGCTCAACAACCGCCCGCAGCCGCTCCAGATCACCGAGACCATCGGTTTCTTCAGCGAGCGGGTGGCGCTGGTCTGGGCCGAGCTGCCCAAGCTGGTGCGCGGCGCGGACCTGGAGTGGTACCAGGAGGTCCTCGACGAGCTCACCGGCGAAGGCGTCCCGGACGAGCTGGCGGCCAAGGTGGCCGGCTTCTCCTCGGCGTTCCCGACCCTGGACATCGTCGCCATCGCCGACCGCACCGGCAAGGACGCGCTCGACGTCGCCGAGGTCTACTACGACCTCGCGGACCGGCTGAACATCACCCAGCTGATGGACCGGATCATCGAGCTGCCGCGCAGCGACCGGTGGCAGTCCATGGCCCGCGCCTCGATCCGCGAGGACCTCTTCGCGGCGCACGCCGGACTCACCTCCGACGTGCTGGCGGTGGGCAACGGCACCTCCACTCCCGAGCAGCGCTTCAAGGCGTGGGAGGAGAAGAACGCGGCGATCATCGGGCGGGCCCGTACGACCCTGGAGGAGATCCAGGGCTCGGACGACTTCGACCTGGCGAACCTGTCGGTCGCGATGCGGACGATGCGCACCCTGCTGCGGACGCACAGCTAG